Within Nitrosopumilus sp., the genomic segment ATGACACTTACTGGAACACCATACAGATCTTTTACTTCTCCTGTTACTAGAATTGTGTCACCTTCTGAATATGATGACTTATCTGTAGTAACAACAATCGAGCTTTGTATTTGTCCAAATGCTGGTGCCATACCAATACTTGCAAATAATATTGCAGATAGGGCAAACACCGTTAGATGAGCTTTCATCATTTTTACGCCTAAATTTATACTATTTAAGGTTGTGATAAAATTTGTTGACAAAATAGAAAAAAGACTGTTTTTTTTGCGGATTTCAAATTACATATATATTAACCCGAGCGTGAATTTTTGACAGTTTGTGTGTTTTCATTAGTGTTACATTTAATGTTCGATATGGGGGTATTTTGAATGGCAACTAAGAAAAATCAAGTTTTAGTACCTGATCATGTATACGTTCCAAAACATGAAATTATTCCAAAGCAAGAAGCTGAAGAAGTTTTAAAAAAATACAATTGTAAACCAACTGAATTACCATTAATCTTTGTAAACGATCCTGCAATTTTGGGACTTGGTGTAAAACCTGGAGATATGATAAAAATTACAAGAAAGAGTCCAACTGCTGGTGAAAGTCTCTATTATCGTTATGTGGTGGAAATCTAATGGCTGATCCTTCAACAAAACGTTGGCCAGTAATTCAAGACATTCTAAAACGTGAAGGTATTGCACGTCAACATCTAAACTCTTTTGATGAATTTTTAGAACGAGGATTACAAAGTATCATTAATGAAGTTGGACAAATTGATATTGAAAATGCAGAATATCCTTACAAGATTCAACTAGGTAAAGTCAAACTTCAACAACCAAGAATGATGGAGCTGGATGGTTCCATAACTCATATCACTCCAGCTGAAGCAAGATTGAGAAATGTTTCTTACTCTGCTCCAGTAATGATGGAGGCAAGTGTTGTTGAAGATGGAAAAATTTTAGAATCAAGATTTGTCCACATTGGAGATGTTCCAGTAATGGCAAAATCAAACGCTTGCATATTGCATAATTTCTCTTCTCAAAAATTAATTGAACATGGTGAAGACCCAAATGATCCTGGCGGTTATTTCATAATTAATGGTTCAGAGCGTGTCATTGTTGGATTAGAAGATCTTTCTTACAACAAAATTATTGTAGATAGAGAAACCGTTGGTGGAAATATTGTTTTCAAAGCTAAAGTATATTCTTCAATTGTAGGATATCGTGCAAAATTAGAACTAGTAATGAAAAATGATGGATTAATTGTTGCCCGAATTCCTGGTTCTCCAGTTGACATTCCAGTTGTTACTTTGATGAGAGCCCTTGGATTAGAATCTGACAGAGAAATTGCATCTGTGGTTTCATTAGTTGATGAGATACAAGATGAATTGGAAGGCTCTTTTGAAAAAGCAGGTGATGTACCAACATCAAAAGATGCCATTGTCTATATCAGTAAAAGAATTGCACCTGGAATGCTAGAAGAGTTCCAGATTAAACGAGCTGAAACTTTGCTTGATTGGGGACTATTACCTCACTTGGGTAAACATCCTGAAAATAGAAAAGAGAAGGCCCAATTCTTAGGTGAAGCAGCATGTAAATTATTAGAATTAAAACTTGGATGGATTACTCCTGATGACAAAGATCATTATGGAAACAAAGTAATCAAATTTGCAGGACAAATGTTGGCAGATCTTTTCAGAACTGCATTTAGAAATTTGGTTAGAGACATGAAGTATCAATTAGAAAGATCTGGCCAGAAACGTGGAATCAATGCAGTTGCTGCAGCAATCCGCCCTGGAATTATTACTGATAAACTAAACAATGCTATTGCAACTGGAAACTGGGGAAGAGGTAGAGTTGGTGTCACTCAATTACTTGATAGAACTAATTATCTTTCAACCATTAGTCACCTTAGAAGAATTCAGTCTCCTCTCAGTAGAACTCAACCAAACTTTGAGGCAAGAGATTTGCATGCAACTCACTTTGGAAGAATTTGTCCGAGTGAAACACCTGAAGGCTCAAACTGTGGTTTGGTGAAAAACTTGGCCTTGTCAGGAATTATTTCAGTAAATGTACCATCTGAAGAAATAGTAGAAAAACTCTATGATCTTGGAACTGTTCATTTCTTTGATGCAAAAGAGGATTTGAAAAAAGATGGAACTAGAATTTTTGTAGATGGTCGTTTAATCGGTTATTACAAAGATGGAGGAGAACTAGCTGAATCCCTCAGAGAACTAAGAAGAAATTCAAAGATTCATCCACATGTTGGAGTCTCTTTCCATAAATCTGAGATTGAAGGTTCTACAAGAAGACTATACGTAAATTGCAATGCTGGTAGAGTATTACGTCCATTAATTATTATCAAAGACAACAAACCATTGTTAACTTCAGAATTACTAGATAAAATTTCAAAGAAATTACTTTCATGGACTGACCTTTTGAGAATGGGTGTCTTGGAAATGATTGATGCAAATGAAGAAGAAAATTGCTATATTACTTTGGATGAAAAAGATGCAAAGAAACATACCCACTTGGAAGTGTTCCCTCCAGCAATTCTTGGTGCAGGTGCTTCTATCATTCCATATCCAGAACATAACCAATCTCCAAGAAATACATACGAATCTGCAATGGCAAAACAGAGTTTAGGATTTTCTACACCTATGATGAATACCAGTACATATGTTAGACAACACTTTATGCTATATCCTCAAGTTCCAATTGTCAATACAAAAGCAATGAAACTTTTGGGATTAGAAGACAGACCTGCAGGACAAAATTGTGTTGTTGCAGTTTTGCCATTTGATGGTTACAATATTGAAGATGCAATTGTACTAAGCAAGGCATCTGTTGATAGAGGTCTTGGTAGAACTTTCTTCTTTAGAATTTATGATGCTGAAGCAAAACAATATCCTGGTGGAATGCGTGATACTTTTGAGATTCCAAATGCCGAAGATAACATTAGAGGTTACAAAGGTGAACGTGCATACAGATTACTTGAAGATGACGGCGTAGTAGCATCTGAAGCCACAGTTAAAGGTGGGGATATTTTGATTGGAAAAACTAGTCCACCAAGATTCATGGAAGAATATAGAGAATTTGAATCATCTGGACCATATAGACGTGATACTTCAATTGGTGTTAGACCTTCTGAAGCCGGTGTTATTGATACTGTAGTTATGACTCAATCCAACGAAGGTGGAAAAATGTACAAAATCCGTGCAAGAGATATGAGAATTCCTGAAATTGGTGATAAATTTGCATCAAGACATGGACAGAAAGGTGTCTTGGGAATTTTAGCTAAAGCAGAAGATCTTCCATACACTGCAAGTGGAATGTCTCCTGATGTCTTGATTAATCCTCATGCATTCCCTTCAAGAATGACAGTTGGAATGATGATGGAATCAATCTGTGGTAAAGCAGCTGCTTTGCGCGGAAAAAGATTTGATGGTTCTGCATTTGTCGGAGAGAAAATGCCTGAAGTAAAAGAAGTGATGGATGCACATGGTTTTGAATATTCTGGTAAAGAAATAATGTATGACGGAAGAACTGGTAAGTCATTCCCAGTTGAAGTTTTCATTGGAGTTGTATATTATCAAAAACTACACCATATGGTTGCAGACAAAATACATGCAAGAGCCCGTGGTCAAGTTCAGATGTTAACAAAACAACCAACTGAAGGAAGAGCAAGAGGTGGTGGATTGAGATTTGGTGAAATGGAAAGAGATTGCTTGATTGCATATGGTGCTTCTATGATTCTAAAAGACAGATTGTTAGATGAGTCTGATAAATCTGATATTTTTGTATGTGAAAGATGTGGTCTTGTTGCATATCATGATGTTAAACAAAGAAAATATGTCTGCAGAGTATGTGGAGATAAAGCCAAAGTGTCTTCTGTCTCCGTAGCATATGCATTCAAGTTATTGTTACAAGAGATGCAGAGTCTTAATGTTGCACCTCGATTATTGATCAAGGAGAAAATCTAGAATGTCTGTCCAAGCAATCAAAGCAATTGATGGAATTCGTTTCTCAGTTTGGTCTCCAACTGAAATTAGAAAATACTCTGTAGCTGAAATTACTGCTCCTGAAACATATGATGAAGATGGAATGCCTGTCCAAGGAGGTTTGATGGATGGAAGATTGGGAACACTTGAGCCTGGACAAAAATGTCTTACATGTGGAAACACTGCTGCAAGATGTCCTGGTCACTTTGGACACATTGAACTAGCTGAACCAATTTTGCACATTGCATTTATTGATAACATCTACAAATTACTACAATCTACATGTCGTTCTTGTGCCAGACTCAAAGTACCACAAGAAGATCTAAATGCATTCAAAAAAATTAAGGATAAACATGCCGCATACACTGTTGTTTCACAAAAACGTATTCCAGAACAAATTATTGAAAAAGCCAAAAAAGCAAAGGAATGCCCTCACTGTGGAAAAACACAATATGAATTGGTATTTACAAAACCAACAATCTTTGTAGAGAAGACTGAGATTGGTGAACACAGATTGTTGCCAATTACAATTAGAGAAAGATTTTCACAAATTGCTGATGAGGATTTAGAATTACTATCTTATGATCCAATTACTGCTAGACCAGAATGGTTTATTCTACAGGCTTTGCCTGTTCCACCAGTAACTGTAAGACCTTCAATTATTCTTGAAACAGGAATTAGATCTGAAGATGACCTGACTCACAAAATGGTTGACATCATCAGAGTTAATCAGAGATTAAAAGAAAGTAAGGAAGCAGGAACTCCGCCATTAATTGTACAAGACTTGGTTGACTTGTTGCAATATCACTCTACAACATATTTTGATAATGAAGTGTCTGGAATTCCTCAAGCTCATCATCGTTCCGGACGTCCACTCAAGACATTAACTCAAAGACTCAAAGGAAAAGAGGGAAGATTTAGAGGTTCATTATCTGGAAAGAGAGTTGACTTTTCAAGTAGAACTGTAATTTCTCCAGATCCTAACTTGGACTTGTCTGAAGTTGGTGTACCTGAACAAGTTGCTATGAAACTAACCATTCCTGAAATTGTTACAGAATGGAATATTGAAAGAATGAGAAAACTTGTAATTAACGGCCCTGAAAAGTTCCCTGGTGTAAACTATATTGTTAGACCAGACGGTGTCAAAATTAGATTAGATTTCGTAGAAGACCGCTCTACAATTGCTGAAACCCTTGAAATTGGTTATCTGATTGAAAGACATCTTGCAGATGGCGATATTGTTATGTTTAACAGACAACCATCACTTCACCAGATGTCTATCATGGCTCACTATGTGAGAGTACTGCCAGGCAAAACCTTCAGATTGCATCCTTCAGTTTGTCCACCATACAACGCAGACTTTGATGGTGATGAGATGAACCTTCACGTTCCTCAAAGTGAGGAAGCAAGAGCAGAAGCAATTCTTTTGATGAGAGTTCAAGATCAATTGATTTCTCCAAGATATGGTGGTCCAATTATTGGAGCACTGAGAGACTTTGTTACTGGCGCTTATCTGTTAACCAAAGATGATACTGTTCTATCTATTCAAGAATTTTCAAACTATGCTATGCTTGGTGGATACACTGGCGAACTTCCAAAACCTGGAACAAAAACAAAAGATGGTCCAGCATACACTGGAAAACAATTGTTCTCATTGTTCCTTCCAAAAGACTTCAACTATGTCCTTACATCAAAATGGTCAAAGGGAACAAAAGGTCCTGAAAAAGATGTTGTCATCAAAAACGGTGAACTCATCAGCGGTGTAATTGACAAGACATCAATTGGTGCAGAAGAACCTGAAAGTATCTTACACAGAATTACCAAAGACTATGGAAACGGTGTTGGTAAAAACTTCCTAAATTCTGTTTTAATCATGGTAAAACAATTCATCACTCACTATGGTTTCAGTTATGGCTATGGTGACCTTGAAGTTCCAGAAAAGAATGTACAAAAGATTCTAGATGATATTGAAGAAACATATGGCATTGTTGCTGACTTGACTGATCAATACAACAAAGGAACTTTGAAACTTACTAGAGGTATGAAGGCAGAAGAAGCTTTGGAGGCTTACATTGTTAATGAATTAGGTAAAGCAAGAATCAAAGCAGGAGATACTGCAAATGATTCTCTAGATGATAACAACGCTGGAAAAATTATGGCAACAACTGGTGCAAGAGGTTCAGCACTTAACGTAGGTCAGATGGCAGGTGCCTTAGGACAACAATCAAGAAGAGGTAACAGAATGAATGAGGGTTATAGTAATCGTGCATTAACTCACTACCAAGAGCATGACAGTAATCCTGATGCTCATGGATTTGTAAAATCAAACTACAGAACCGGTCTTACTGCTCTAGAATTCTTCTTCCACGCAATGGGAGGTCGTGAAGGTCTTGTAGATACTGCAGTTAGAACACAACAAAGTGGTTACATGCAGCGTAGATTGATTAACGCTTTAGAACATATTAGATTAGAATATGACGGAACAGTAAGAGATCCTCATGGACACATAGTTCAATTCCTTTATGGTGAAGATGGAATTGATGTGCAGAAAAGTGATCATGGTGAGGCATTTAATGCAAGCAGATTGGCTGAATCTCAAACCATCATTGATTCTGGAAAGAAAGCAACCAAAGACGAAATTGATACTCTAGCTAAAAAATATACCAAGACATTCAATCCAAGATTGACTGAACTTGTCACTGATGCTTTACACAAATCCAATCTAAGTAAAGATGGTATTGAAGCAGTTTGTAAGAAAGGTCTATCATTATACAATAAAGCCAAAGTCGAACCAGGTCAAGCAGTAGGAATTGTAACTGCACAATCAATTGGTGAACCAGGAACTCAAATGACTTTGAGAACTTTCCACTTTGCAGGAATTAAAGAAAGAAACGTAACACTTGGTCTTCCAAGATTAATTGAACTTGTTGATGCTAGAAAGAAACCTGTTACCCCAACTATGGATATTTACCTTGATGAAGAATCAAAGAAATCAAGAGAAAAAGCAATTGAAGTTGCAAGAAATGTGTTGCAAACCAAAGTCAGTGCCTTAATTGCTGATACTGAAACTGATTATTCTACAAATATCAAATTAATTCTCAGTCCAAACAGACTGCAAGAGAGAGGTTGCTCTGTATCTGAAGTAGAGGCTGCTTTATCCTCAAATAAAAAATTCAAGATGGAAGTTACAGGCGAACTAATCACATTGAATTTAGTTGAAGAGGCTGATACTGCAACTGCAATTGCAATTAGAAACAAAGTTCTCAACACTACCGTTAAGGGAGTTCCAGACATTGAACGAGTAACATTAGTCCAAAAAGATGATGAATGGGTTATTCAGACAACCGGTTCTAACATTGCCAAAGTTCTAGAAGTAAAAGGAATTGATAAGAAGAATGTTCGAACAAACAATGTCTTTGAAATTGCAGGAACTCTGGGAATTGAGGCTGCAAGAAATTCGTTAATTGATGAACTTAACCATACTTTGGGTGATCAAGGATTAGAAGTTGATAACAGATACATCATGCTAGTATCTGATTTGATGTGTTCTAGAGGTTACATGCAACAAATTGGTAGACATGGAATTGCAGGTACTAAGGACAGTGTTCTTGCTAGGGCTGCATTTGAGATTACAGTACCAACAATTGCACATGCTGCACTTGGTGGTGAAATTGAACAACTCAAAGGTATTACTGAAAATGTAATTGTTGGCAGTAACATTCCAATTGGAAGTGGTACTGTTGATTTGTACATGCAAGTAAGTAAAAAGAAATAGGAGACAGAGGAGTTTAGTGATAATTATGGCTGATGAAATTTCTACATTGATGAATAACAGTAAAGACAAAGTTGTGTTGTTGAGATTAAGAAACACAAAAACTGTTCAAGGAATACTCAAAGACTTTGATATCCATATGAACTTGACATTGGATAATGCTGAAGATGTTTCTGAAGAAAAACATGAAAAACTAGGAAAGATTTTGCTTAGAGGAGACAACATCCTTGCAGTCTCTTTGCCTGAAGATGAATCTTAAAAGTTCATCAAACATTAAATTCAATAATTAAGAATTTTCAGTATGCTGCAGTTTCTTTTGTTGACATTGCTTTTGTTTCCGGCATTTGGGCAATCTGCACCTGATTACGATAATCCATACTCTCCAATTTTTACCGACAAGCCTGTTTACTCTTGGACTGACAAAATGAAAATTACCATTATCTCTCCTAGCTGGAACTCTGATAGACATCTGATTGATTCTATTGGTGACACTAATGATCATCCAATTAAAATTTCTACATCTGAAAATTCACTTGAACCATATCGATTTACTGAAACAGATGTAAACTCTGGAATTTTTACTGCCGAGGTAATTCTTACGGGATTTACTCACGATGTTGATGGTGATGGAAATTTTGATACGTCTCCACGAACAATAGGAAATGGGCCAACCAGTGGGTTTTTAGAAGTTGATAGGGATTCTGCAATTACTATTTCGTTTGAATTTGCAGATGGGGTAGTACTAGTTGAATCTGTTCCTGTAAGTTGGAATGTTGGCACAATTAATTTCATGAAAGATGTTTTTTTTCTGGAAGATGCTGTAATAGTTAGAGTAGTTGATGCAGATATGAATCTGAATCCTGAAGCCTTGGATAACTTGCCCGTTCAGGTGTTCTCTGATTCAGATGTTGCAGGCATTGAGGTAAATGCAGTTGAAACATCTGAAAGTTCTGGCTTGTTTGTTGCAACAATTCCCCTATCTCAAAACTCTCCTTCAAGTGGAAACCGACTGTATGCTATGGCCGGAGATGATATCTTTGCCAAATATGATGATTACACCTTGCCAAAACCCTACTCCATAACGGACAACTTGGAAATCAAAACATCTGCCAAAGTTGATTCATCAATTCCTTCAATAGAGCGAATACAAAATTCAGAGATTACCTTTTCTGATGGTTTTGGAAATCCAATTCAATCATATACAAAAAATTCTCAAATACAAATAGTTGGCACAGTTGCTAACAATCATGATCTAAAACAACAATTTGTTTATTTTTTCCAGGTAAAAAATGACAAAAATTTTGTAGAGTCTCTTTCTTGGATTCAAGGCGAAATTTCCTCGCAACAAATTCTTGATGTTTCACAATCTTGGATTCCTGATGAATCCGGAACATATGAAATTGAAACTTTTGTGTGGAATTCAATAAATAATCCAACTGCACTATCTCCAAAAATGTCTACTTTGATAACTGTGGAATGAAAGTATAATTTCTACGTGATTATTAAATAGAAAATTACGTTTTGAGCCTTGTGTTAGGATACGTTTTAGGAATTGCCTTAGTGTTAACCGTATTGACTCCCGTTCTTTTGGCAGATGTGTTTGCTGATTCTATTATTGTCAACTTTGATAAGCAACTTTACGAGCTTGGTGACACTCTGACAATAACTGGTGAAATTTTAGATGTTGGAATGCCTGTAATTGCCATGAGCATTTATGATCCTGATGGGAAAGTTTTGTCTGCAAACAATCTAGAGATTTCTTCAGAAAACATTTTTTCCAAAACCATCAATCTTGAATCCCCTTTCTATGAGAAATCTGGTGAATATCTGGTAAAACTTGACTATGGACAAATTTCTCAAAACCACTATTTTCTGATGGATGGGGAACTTTCTATTCCTGAAATTTTTATTGAAGATGTGGAACCTGAGGTAATTTTGCTTTACACTGAGAAAAAGCAATACACTGACAACGAAGTAATTGAAATCACTGGTCTTGTTTCATCTGTAGATTCTCCAACTGTTTTGATTGGAATTTATGATCCGTTTGGAATGCCTGCTGGATTTTATTTTGGTGCCATAGATTCGAATATGGAATTTACTACAAGCTTTCTTGCAAAGGATGGTGTAAATTTTAGAGTTGATGGAACTTATTCTATCAAAGCACACTATGCAGAATCTGAAGTGACATCTTTTTTTGATTACTATAGTGTGTTGCCAGAAACTGAACAAACCACAAACGAAACTACAACAGAAACCACAAACGAAACTACAACAGAAACCACAAACGAAATTACAAATGAAACCACAACAGAAACCACAAACGAAACTACAAATGAAACCACAACAGAAACCACAAACGAAACTACAACAGAAACCACAAACAAAACTATTACAACAGAACAAACTAACACATCACAAGAATCCTCTACAACAACTACACCATCTCAATCTGTAATCAATGACACTCCATCAAAAAAATCCGAAAATAAAAAAGAAATATCAAATACCGTTTTAGAAAATAATCCAATTAAAAAAACAGATGATGGTGCAAAAAAAGAAATTAAAATTAAAAAAGAAAACAACCTTACAGTAGAAGATATTGAATTAGGAAAATTACTTAATCAAATACAATTAGAATGTGACTCAAGCACTTACACTGATACAATTTCTTACTATGATGGAATGGGGCCTGCACTGTATCGTTTATGCAAATTTGACAGTTCGTTGAATTTTTTCAATGAATCTCTAATGAACAATCCTAACGATGTTGAAATTCTAGTCAACAAAGGCTCAACTTTGGGAAAATTAGGCTATTATTCTGAGGCTATAGTGTTTTATGATCATGCAATTAGAATAGATTCTGATTTTCTTCCTGCAAAAAATAACAAAGCAAACGCCCTTGCTAATTTAGGAAATTTAGATGATGCAATTTTGCTGTACACTGAAATTTTGGAAAAGAATCCAAGTTATTTTACGGCACAGAAAAATCTTCAAATTGCTTTATCTGCAAACCATGATAATCAAATAACTCCAGTTGATGTATCTGATGAAAAGACAATTAATCCAAAACCCCAATCTGAACCTGTCTTAATTATAAATTCAGAAAAACAAACATCTCAGAATTTCTTTGATGAAGTAGGTATTGCGTTTTCAACTTTGGGTTCTCTATTTGATTTTCTAAACTAATTTCTTGAATTTCCACGCTTGATTTTTCAATAAACCTATAAAGCCCTGTTAAGACGATCGACATAAGGAAAACACATGAGTAAGATACTTGAAAAATCATTACGTGATGCTCGAAAAGAAGATAAGTTAACAATGGGCACTAAACAAGTTTTGAACTCCATAAAAAATTCCAAGCTAATTGTATTGTCTCAATCAATTAAAAAAGAAATGTTTGAGAAAATTGAATCCGATGCAAAAAAAGAAAAAATACCTTTAGTAAACTTTCAGGGAACATCAGTCGCATTAGGAAGACTATGTGGCTTACAATTTAGAATTTCAACAATTTCATTTACATCAATAGATGACGCAAGCATCAAATCAATTTTAAAAGATACAGAAGCTGAGGAAAAAAATGATTAGTTGCTCTTGCTTTAATGAAAGTTTAAATGAGACTTTTTTTGTTCGGAGATAAAAAGGAATTCTAATGACACAATCAATTAAACTCACAACTGATCAAATGCGAATGATGTCTCTTTTCCAAAATGTAACAGGTGCAACAGCACGTGATTGTGTAGAAGATGAAAAACAAGACAGAGTAATTTTTGTAGTTAATACTGGTAAAATGGGACTGGCAATTGGCAAAGGCGGAATTCATATCAAATC encodes:
- a CDS encoding DNA-directed RNA polymerase subunit H; this translates as MATKKNQVLVPDHVYVPKHEIIPKQEAEEVLKKYNCKPTELPLIFVNDPAILGLGVKPGDMIKITRKSPTAGESLYYRYVVEI
- a CDS encoding DNA-directed RNA polymerase subunit B codes for the protein MADPSTKRWPVIQDILKREGIARQHLNSFDEFLERGLQSIINEVGQIDIENAEYPYKIQLGKVKLQQPRMMELDGSITHITPAEARLRNVSYSAPVMMEASVVEDGKILESRFVHIGDVPVMAKSNACILHNFSSQKLIEHGEDPNDPGGYFIINGSERVIVGLEDLSYNKIIVDRETVGGNIVFKAKVYSSIVGYRAKLELVMKNDGLIVARIPGSPVDIPVVTLMRALGLESDREIASVVSLVDEIQDELEGSFEKAGDVPTSKDAIVYISKRIAPGMLEEFQIKRAETLLDWGLLPHLGKHPENRKEKAQFLGEAACKLLELKLGWITPDDKDHYGNKVIKFAGQMLADLFRTAFRNLVRDMKYQLERSGQKRGINAVAAAIRPGIITDKLNNAIATGNWGRGRVGVTQLLDRTNYLSTISHLRRIQSPLSRTQPNFEARDLHATHFGRICPSETPEGSNCGLVKNLALSGIISVNVPSEEIVEKLYDLGTVHFFDAKEDLKKDGTRIFVDGRLIGYYKDGGELAESLRELRRNSKIHPHVGVSFHKSEIEGSTRRLYVNCNAGRVLRPLIIIKDNKPLLTSELLDKISKKLLSWTDLLRMGVLEMIDANEEENCYITLDEKDAKKHTHLEVFPPAILGAGASIIPYPEHNQSPRNTYESAMAKQSLGFSTPMMNTSTYVRQHFMLYPQVPIVNTKAMKLLGLEDRPAGQNCVVAVLPFDGYNIEDAIVLSKASVDRGLGRTFFFRIYDAEAKQYPGGMRDTFEIPNAEDNIRGYKGERAYRLLEDDGVVASEATVKGGDILIGKTSPPRFMEEYREFESSGPYRRDTSIGVRPSEAGVIDTVVMTQSNEGGKMYKIRARDMRIPEIGDKFASRHGQKGVLGILAKAEDLPYTASGMSPDVLINPHAFPSRMTVGMMMESICGKAAALRGKRFDGSAFVGEKMPEVKEVMDAHGFEYSGKEIMYDGRTGKSFPVEVFIGVVYYQKLHHMVADKIHARARGQVQMLTKQPTEGRARGGGLRFGEMERDCLIAYGASMILKDRLLDESDKSDIFVCERCGLVAYHDVKQRKYVCRVCGDKAKVSSVSVAYAFKLLLQEMQSLNVAPRLLIKEKI
- a CDS encoding DNA-directed RNA polymerase subunit A', with amino-acid sequence MSVQAIKAIDGIRFSVWSPTEIRKYSVAEITAPETYDEDGMPVQGGLMDGRLGTLEPGQKCLTCGNTAARCPGHFGHIELAEPILHIAFIDNIYKLLQSTCRSCARLKVPQEDLNAFKKIKDKHAAYTVVSQKRIPEQIIEKAKKAKECPHCGKTQYELVFTKPTIFVEKTEIGEHRLLPITIRERFSQIADEDLELLSYDPITARPEWFILQALPVPPVTVRPSIILETGIRSEDDLTHKMVDIIRVNQRLKESKEAGTPPLIVQDLVDLLQYHSTTYFDNEVSGIPQAHHRSGRPLKTLTQRLKGKEGRFRGSLSGKRVDFSSRTVISPDPNLDLSEVGVPEQVAMKLTIPEIVTEWNIERMRKLVINGPEKFPGVNYIVRPDGVKIRLDFVEDRSTIAETLEIGYLIERHLADGDIVMFNRQPSLHQMSIMAHYVRVLPGKTFRLHPSVCPPYNADFDGDEMNLHVPQSEEARAEAILLMRVQDQLISPRYGGPIIGALRDFVTGAYLLTKDDTVLSIQEFSNYAMLGGYTGELPKPGTKTKDGPAYTGKQLFSLFLPKDFNYVLTSKWSKGTKGPEKDVVIKNGELISGVIDKTSIGAEEPESILHRITKDYGNGVGKNFLNSVLIMVKQFITHYGFSYGYGDLEVPEKNVQKILDDIEETYGIVADLTDQYNKGTLKLTRGMKAEEALEAYIVNELGKARIKAGDTANDSLDDNNAGKIMATTGARGSALNVGQMAGALGQQSRRGNRMNEGYSNRALTHYQEHDSNPDAHGFVKSNYRTGLTALEFFFHAMGGREGLVDTAVRTQQSGYMQRRLINALEHIRLEYDGTVRDPHGHIVQFLYGEDGIDVQKSDHGEAFNASRLAESQTIIDSGKKATKDEIDTLAKKYTKTFNPRLTELVTDALHKSNLSKDGIEAVCKKGLSLYNKAKVEPGQAVGIVTAQSIGEPGTQMTLRTFHFAGIKERNVTLGLPRLIELVDARKKPVTPTMDIYLDEESKKSREKAIEVARNVLQTKVSALIADTETDYSTNIKLILSPNRLQERGCSVSEVEAALSSNKKFKMEVTGELITLNLVEEADTATAIAIRNKVLNTTVKGVPDIERVTLVQKDDEWVIQTTGSNIAKVLEVKGIDKKNVRTNNVFEIAGTLGIEAARNSLIDELNHTLGDQGLEVDNRYIMLVSDLMCSRGYMQQIGRHGIAGTKDSVLARAAFEITVPTIAHAALGGEIEQLKGITENVIVGSNIPIGSGTVDLYMQVSKKK
- a CDS encoding LSM domain-containing protein, which codes for MADEISTLMNNSKDKVVLLRLRNTKTVQGILKDFDIHMNLTLDNAEDVSEEKHEKLGKILLRGDNILAVSLPEDES
- a CDS encoding tetratricopeptide repeat protein — encoded protein: MLGYVLGIALVLTVLTPVLLADVFADSIIVNFDKQLYELGDTLTITGEILDVGMPVIAMSIYDPDGKVLSANNLEISSENIFSKTINLESPFYEKSGEYLVKLDYGQISQNHYFLMDGELSIPEIFIEDVEPEVILLYTEKKQYTDNEVIEITGLVSSVDSPTVLIGIYDPFGMPAGFYFGAIDSNMEFTTSFLAKDGVNFRVDGTYSIKAHYAESEVTSFFDYYSVLPETEQTTNETTTETTNETTTETTNEITNETTTETTNETTNETTTETTNETTTETTNKTITTEQTNTSQESSTTTTPSQSVINDTPSKKSENKKEISNTVLENNPIKKTDDGAKKEIKIKKENNLTVEDIELGKLLNQIQLECDSSTYTDTISYYDGMGPALYRLCKFDSSLNFFNESLMNNPNDVEILVNKGSTLGKLGYYSEAIVFYDHAIRIDSDFLPAKNNKANALANLGNLDDAILLYTEILEKNPSYFTAQKNLQIALSANHDNQITPVDVSDEKTINPKPQSEPVLIINSEKQTSQNFFDEVGIAFSTLGSLFDFLN
- a CDS encoding ribosomal L7Ae/L30e/S12e/Gadd45 family protein, whose translation is MSKILEKSLRDARKEDKLTMGTKQVLNSIKNSKLIVLSQSIKKEMFEKIESDAKKEKIPLVNFQGTSVALGRLCGLQFRISTISFTSIDDASIKSILKDTEAEEKND